One Candidatus Coatesbacteria bacterium DNA window includes the following coding sequences:
- a CDS encoding GNAT family N-acetyltransferase — translation MTSDDYRSALRFFPAEPGQQVPRAHLLSRRGELRCGDCWAAVLWGDELCLGGDPFGSPVDPGRLQDQVEVDIRLSCEVPARSRITAPAGEPAALGALPGADWRGFCYTPAVWTPLLRARFAEVQAWTRVGFVGAAPYPTPEHPVRPLEPGDEAELVEFGQPWLWKYHGSAAGLITAGRARVTLADGRPRAAAAVFAADDAYAELAVVTHPGFRRRGLGRAAAVALAAAVAAEGLTPYWETGADNVGSVAIPLSLGWEQVKLTPMYTINRRPPLD, via the coding sequence ATGACCAGCGACGATTACCGAAGCGCCCTGCGCTTCTTCCCCGCCGAACCGGGTCAACAGGTCCCCCGGGCCCACTTGCTGAGCCGTCGGGGCGAGCTGCGCTGCGGCGACTGCTGGGCCGCTGTGCTCTGGGGCGACGAACTCTGCCTGGGGGGCGATCCTTTCGGCAGTCCGGTGGATCCCGGTCGGCTGCAGGATCAGGTCGAGGTCGACATCCGCCTGTCCTGCGAGGTTCCGGCCCGCTCGCGGATCACCGCGCCGGCGGGGGAGCCGGCGGCGTTGGGCGCCCTGCCCGGGGCCGATTGGCGGGGCTTCTGCTACACCCCCGCCGTCTGGACCCCCCTGTTGCGCGCCCGTTTCGCCGAGGTCCAGGCCTGGACCCGGGTCGGTTTCGTCGGCGCCGCCCCCTACCCCACCCCGGAACACCCCGTGCGACCGTTGGAGCCCGGCGACGAGGCGGAGCTGGTCGAATTCGGCCAACCCTGGCTGTGGAAGTACCACGGCTCGGCCGCCGGCTTGATCACTGCGGGCCGGGCCCGGGTCACCCTGGCGGACGGCCGTCCCCGGGCCGCGGCCGCTGTCTTCGCCGCCGACGACGCCTACGCCGAGTTGGCCGTGGTCACCCACCCCGGCTTCCGCCGGCGGGGTCTGGGTCGGGCCGCCGCCGTCGCCCTGGCCGCCGCCGTCGCCGCCGAGGGCCTGACACCCTATTGGGAGACCGGCGCCGACAACGTCGGCAGCGTGGCCATCCCCCTCTCCCTGGGCTGGGAGCAGGTCAAGCTGACGCCGATGTACACTATCAACCGCCGCCCGCCGCTGGACTGA